From Synechococcus sp. A10-1-5-1, a single genomic window includes:
- a CDS encoding glucose-1-phosphate adenylyltransferase yields the protein MKRVLAIILGGGAGTRLYPLTKMRAKPAVPLAGKYRLIDIPISNCINSDINKMYVLTQFNSASLNRHLSQSYNLSSGFGQGFVEVLAAQQTPESPSWFEGTADAVRKYQWLFQEWDVDHYLILSGDQLYRMDYSEFVNHHIATGANVSIGALPVDASQAEAFGLMHTDEKGKIREFREKPKGDALKQMWVDTSRLGLSADEAEKRPYLASMGIYVFSRETLFDLLAKNPSATDFGKELIPAALERGDHIQSYLFDDYWEDIGTIGAFYEANLALTDQPNPAFSFYEESFPIYTRPRYLPPSKLLDSQVTQSIIGEGSILKACSVHHCVLGVRSRVEEDAVLQDTLVMGNDFFESSSDRNALRHRGGTPVGVGRGTTVKRAILDKNARIGDNVTIVNKDNIDEADRPELGFYIRNGIVVVVKNATIPDNTVI from the coding sequence ATGAAGCGAGTTCTGGCGATCATTCTGGGCGGTGGCGCGGGCACCCGCCTTTACCCTCTGACCAAGATGCGGGCGAAGCCCGCCGTTCCCCTGGCCGGCAAATATCGCCTGATTGATATCCCCATTAGCAATTGCATCAACTCGGACATCAACAAGATGTACGTGTTGACCCAGTTCAATAGCGCTTCACTCAACCGCCACCTCAGCCAGAGTTACAACCTCTCTTCCGGATTCGGCCAGGGTTTCGTGGAAGTGCTGGCGGCCCAGCAAACCCCTGAGAGTCCCAGTTGGTTCGAGGGAACTGCCGATGCAGTGCGGAAGTACCAGTGGCTTTTCCAGGAATGGGACGTCGACCACTACCTGATCCTCTCCGGTGACCAGCTCTACCGGATGGATTACAGCGAGTTTGTCAATCACCACATCGCTACCGGTGCCAACGTCAGCATCGGAGCGTTGCCCGTGGATGCGTCTCAAGCAGAAGCCTTTGGCTTGATGCATACCGATGAGAAGGGCAAGATCCGCGAGTTTCGAGAGAAGCCCAAGGGTGATGCTCTCAAGCAGATGTGGGTTGACACCTCACGCCTGGGCCTCTCCGCTGACGAAGCCGAGAAGCGTCCCTACCTCGCTTCCATGGGGATCTATGTCTTCAGTCGCGAGACCCTGTTTGACCTCCTGGCCAAGAACCCCAGCGCAACCGACTTTGGTAAGGAGCTCATCCCGGCTGCTCTGGAACGGGGCGACCACATCCAGAGCTACCTCTTTGATGACTATTGGGAAGACATCGGAACCATCGGTGCCTTCTACGAAGCCAACCTGGCCCTGACTGATCAACCGAACCCCGCCTTCTCGTTCTACGAGGAATCCTTCCCGATCTATACCCGTCCTCGCTACTTGCCCCCCAGCAAGTTGCTGGATTCTCAGGTCACCCAATCGATCATTGGCGAAGGTTCGATCCTCAAGGCCTGCAGCGTTCACCACTGCGTCCTCGGTGTCCGCAGCCGTGTTGAGGAGGATGCGGTCCTCCAGGACACGTTGGTGATGGGCAATGACTTCTTCGAGTCGTCCTCTGATCGCAATGCCCTACGTCATCGGGGCGGCACCCCCGTGGGCGTTGGCCGTGGAACCACGGTGAAGCGCGCGATCCTCGACAAGAACGCCCGCATCGGTGACAACGTCACCATCGTCAATAAGGACAACATTGACGAAGCGGATCGGCCTGAGCTCGGCTTCTACATCCGCAACGGCATTGTTGTTGTTGTGAAGAACGCCACCATTCCTGACAACACTGTCATCTAG
- the gndA gene encoding NADP-dependent phosphogluconate dehydrogenase: MDKAHFGLIGLGVMGENLVLNAERNGFSSVVYNRTYAKTEEFLAGRGAGKNIVGSSSLEDFVSKLQHPRRILMMVKAGPAVDAVIQEISPYLEAGDLLIDGGNSEYRDTERRVAELESKSFGFIGMGVSGGAKGALEGPSMMPGGTKASYDAIESLVCKMAAQVEDGPCVTYIGPGGSGHFVKTVHNGIEYGIEQILAEAYDLLKRVGGHDGTQMAEIFRHWNGTEELASYLVEITEVCLRTKDPSDGTDLVEKIVDQAGQKGTGLWTVVSALQMGASVPTIYAALNGRVMSSMKSQRTAAESILHGPAVKGFDLVNAADGTGPLMDAVVLACVASYAQGMELLRIASAEHDYNLNMPSIAQIWKGGCIIRARLLKRIQDAFNADPQLVNLLIDPWFAEQVNRRLPGLAKVVAGAAEAGIPVPCLSSTLDYINSYRTARLPQNLVQAMRDCFGSHTYQRVDQEGTFHTEWLD, from the coding sequence ATGGACAAGGCCCATTTCGGCTTGATCGGTCTCGGTGTGATGGGCGAGAACCTGGTGCTCAACGCTGAGCGCAATGGCTTCTCAAGCGTGGTCTACAACCGCACGTACGCCAAAACAGAAGAATTCCTGGCCGGCCGTGGAGCGGGGAAAAACATCGTTGGCTCCTCCAGCCTGGAGGACTTTGTCAGCAAGCTTCAGCACCCCCGCCGGATCCTGATGATGGTCAAGGCCGGTCCAGCGGTGGATGCGGTCATCCAAGAGATCTCCCCCTACCTCGAAGCCGGTGATCTGTTGATCGATGGCGGGAACTCCGAATACCGCGACACCGAGCGCCGTGTGGCTGAGCTGGAGAGCAAGAGCTTTGGCTTTATCGGGATGGGTGTCTCCGGTGGAGCTAAGGGGGCTCTGGAGGGGCCGAGCATGATGCCCGGTGGGACCAAGGCCTCCTACGACGCCATCGAGAGCTTGGTCTGCAAGATGGCCGCCCAGGTGGAGGACGGTCCCTGTGTCACCTACATCGGCCCCGGCGGTTCCGGCCACTTCGTTAAAACCGTCCACAACGGCATTGAGTACGGGATCGAGCAGATCCTTGCCGAGGCCTACGACCTGCTCAAGCGTGTGGGCGGTCATGACGGCACCCAAATGGCTGAGATCTTCCGCCACTGGAACGGCACAGAAGAGCTGGCCTCTTATCTCGTTGAGATCACCGAGGTCTGCTTGCGCACGAAGGACCCCAGTGATGGGACTGATCTAGTCGAGAAGATCGTCGATCAGGCCGGGCAAAAGGGCACCGGACTCTGGACCGTGGTCAGCGCGCTTCAGATGGGTGCCTCGGTCCCCACGATCTACGCCGCACTGAACGGCAGGGTCATGAGCTCGATGAAGTCTCAGCGCACGGCGGCTGAATCAATCCTGCATGGACCGGCTGTCAAAGGGTTCGACCTCGTCAATGCCGCCGATGGAACAGGTCCCCTGATGGATGCCGTCGTCCTGGCCTGTGTGGCGAGCTATGCCCAGGGGATGGAGCTGCTGCGGATCGCTTCCGCCGAGCATGACTACAACCTCAACATGCCCTCCATTGCTCAGATCTGGAAGGGGGGTTGCATCATCCGCGCGCGCCTGCTCAAGCGCATTCAAGATGCCTTCAACGCCGATCCTCAATTGGTGAATCTGTTGATCGACCCCTGGTTTGCCGAGCAGGTCAACCGACGCCTGCCGGGTTTGGCCAAGGTGGTCGCTGGAGCTGCAGAAGCGGGGATCCCCGTGCCCTGCCTCAGCAGCACGCTCGACTACATCAACAGCTATCGCACGGCTCGTCTTCCCCAAAACCTGGTGCAGGCCATGCGCGATTGCTTTGGCTCGCACACCTATCAACGGGTGGATCAAGAGGGCACCTTCCACACCGAATGGCTCGATTGA
- a CDS encoding CIA30 family protein, producing the protein MSAWIASMVAPLVLANGADFPGWQSLNDTIMGGRSQGQCRATADGLLMEAFVESEGGGFVSCRSPVLDPARDLSSYGAIELQLDGDGRRYKLAIACRDGVGGLTELIPGGLRWVAEFSTRPSGTTVVTIPFNRLTPSVRATPIGFPLRFDPARVTRIQVLHSKFGDVGGRNPGFRPGPLRLLIRSIRAVA; encoded by the coding sequence ATGTCCGCTTGGATCGCGTCCATGGTTGCCCCGCTGGTGCTGGCAAACGGAGCTGACTTCCCGGGATGGCAATCCCTGAACGACACCATCATGGGCGGCCGCAGTCAGGGCCAGTGCAGAGCGACAGCTGATGGCCTGCTGATGGAGGCCTTTGTGGAGTCCGAGGGTGGCGGCTTTGTCAGTTGCCGCTCCCCTGTGCTGGATCCAGCCCGCGATCTCTCGTCCTACGGCGCCATCGAGCTGCAGCTTGATGGCGATGGTCGTCGTTACAAGCTCGCCATCGCTTGCCGCGATGGTGTGGGCGGATTGACTGAGCTGATTCCAGGGGGATTGCGCTGGGTCGCTGAATTCTCAACTCGACCGAGCGGAACCACGGTGGTGACGATTCCGTTCAATCGACTCACTCCCAGCGTGCGTGCGACCCCCATTGGCTTCCCGCTTCGCTTCGATCCCGCTCGTGTGACACGCATCCAGGTCCTTCATTCCAAATTTGGAGACGTGGGTGGCCGGAATCCAGGCTTCCGGCCGGGCCCCCTGCGGCTGCTGATCCGCTCCATTCGTGCAGTGGCCTGA
- a CDS encoding HupE/UreJ family protein → MLKRFGAAALLLAPVLASPALAHHPMESLALAPSPVSGLLSGLAHPLLGPDHLLFLMALGLVGLQRSMRWTMALLVVGLSASALGLWLPGLPGAEALVSLSLVVEGLVIAGRLPALSLIPAFALHGYVLSASVIGWESTPIAFYLLGLLLSQGALLVVSLVAMRRVSLEIQPTVRQLLAGVMVGIGAAFTWTALLA, encoded by the coding sequence ATGTTGAAGCGTTTTGGGGCCGCTGCGCTCCTCTTGGCTCCCGTTCTTGCCTCTCCAGCACTGGCCCATCACCCGATGGAGTCCCTGGCTCTTGCACCGTCACCCGTCAGCGGCCTGCTGAGTGGTCTGGCCCACCCGCTGTTGGGGCCGGATCATCTGCTGTTCCTCATGGCCCTGGGTTTGGTTGGGCTACAGCGCTCCATGCGCTGGACCATGGCCTTGCTCGTGGTTGGTTTGTCCGCCAGTGCCCTGGGTCTTTGGCTTCCTGGATTGCCTGGAGCTGAGGCCCTCGTCTCGCTGTCCTTGGTGGTTGAAGGCTTGGTGATCGCAGGACGCTTACCGGCCTTGAGCTTGATCCCTGCTTTTGCTCTGCACGGTTACGTCCTCAGTGCTTCGGTCATCGGTTGGGAGTCCACCCCGATTGCCTTCTATCTGCTCGGTTTGCTTCTGAGCCAAGGCGCTCTTCTTGTGGTGTCCTTGGTGGCCATGCGCCGCGTCAGCCTTGAGATTCAGCCCACCGTTAGACAGTTGTTGGCTGGTGTGATGGTCGGCATTGGCGCTGCCTTCACCTGGACTGCCCTTCTGGCCTGA
- the ilvD gene encoding dihydroxy-acid dehydratase, which translates to MLRSAAITQGIQRSPNRAMLRAVGFGDADFNKPIIGIANGYSTITPCNVGLDDLARRAEQAALEAGAMPQMFGTITVSDGISMGTEGMKYSLVSREVIADAIETACNGESMDGVLAVGGCDKNMPGAMLAMARMNIPSVFVYGGTIKPGKLGGCDLTVVSAFEAVGQLTSGQIDEERLTEIEKNACPGAGSCGGMFTANTMSAAIETMGLSLPYSSTMAAEDPEKAESAARSAEVLVEAIKADIRPLDLLTREAFENAISVIMAVGGSTNSVLHLLAIARTAGVELSIDDFERIRERVPVICDLKPSGRYVTVDLHQAGGIPQVMKLLLDAGLLHGECRTIEGKTLKETLANVPSVPAADQDVIRPLSNPLYAKGHLAILKGNLAQEGAVAKISGVKNPVITGPARVFESEETCLEAILDKRINAGDVVVVRNEGPVGGPGMREMLSPTSAIVGQGLLDKVALITDGRFSGGSYGLVIGHVAPEAAVGGNIGLIHEGDSITVDAKQLLIQLNVDESELASRRAAWSKPEPRYRTGVLGKYARLVSSSSKGAVTDQPDL; encoded by the coding sequence ATGCTCCGCTCCGCCGCGATTACCCAGGGCATTCAGCGCTCCCCCAACCGCGCCATGTTGCGGGCTGTCGGTTTTGGGGATGCTGACTTCAACAAGCCGATCATTGGCATTGCCAACGGCTACAGCACGATCACGCCCTGCAATGTCGGTCTCGATGACCTAGCCAGGCGTGCGGAGCAGGCAGCCCTCGAGGCCGGGGCGATGCCACAGATGTTCGGCACCATCACCGTCAGCGACGGCATTTCGATGGGCACCGAGGGAATGAAGTACTCCCTGGTGAGCCGCGAAGTGATTGCTGATGCGATTGAAACGGCGTGCAACGGCGAGTCCATGGACGGGGTCCTGGCCGTTGGCGGCTGTGACAAGAACATGCCCGGCGCCATGTTGGCGATGGCGCGGATGAACATCCCGTCTGTCTTTGTCTATGGCGGCACAATCAAGCCGGGCAAGTTGGGCGGTTGTGATCTGACCGTTGTCAGTGCCTTTGAGGCCGTCGGTCAGCTCACCAGTGGCCAGATCGATGAGGAACGCCTCACCGAAATCGAAAAAAATGCCTGTCCCGGTGCGGGGAGCTGCGGCGGCATGTTCACCGCCAACACCATGAGTGCGGCGATCGAGACGATGGGCTTGAGCCTGCCCTACAGCTCGACCATGGCCGCCGAGGATCCAGAAAAAGCGGAGAGCGCTGCCCGCAGTGCTGAGGTCCTGGTCGAGGCGATCAAGGCCGATATCCGCCCCCTGGACCTTCTGACCCGTGAGGCCTTCGAGAACGCCATCAGCGTGATCATGGCCGTGGGCGGCTCCACAAACTCGGTCCTGCACCTACTGGCCATTGCACGCACTGCTGGCGTCGAACTGAGCATCGATGACTTTGAGCGGATTCGCGAGCGGGTCCCGGTGATCTGCGATCTCAAGCCCAGCGGTCGCTACGTCACCGTCGATCTCCATCAAGCCGGGGGGATCCCCCAGGTGATGAAGCTGCTCCTCGATGCAGGTCTGCTCCATGGCGAGTGCCGCACGATTGAAGGCAAAACCCTGAAGGAAACCCTCGCGAATGTGCCATCCGTTCCTGCCGCGGACCAAGACGTCATACGGCCTCTGAGCAATCCCCTCTACGCCAAAGGGCATTTGGCGATTCTCAAGGGCAACCTGGCCCAAGAAGGAGCCGTGGCCAAGATCAGTGGTGTCAAAAATCCCGTGATCACCGGCCCTGCTCGGGTGTTCGAAAGTGAAGAGACCTGCCTCGAGGCCATCCTCGACAAGCGGATCAATGCGGGTGATGTGGTCGTGGTGCGCAACGAAGGTCCTGTCGGCGGTCCCGGCATGCGCGAAATGCTTTCCCCCACCTCGGCCATCGTGGGTCAAGGCCTGCTCGACAAAGTGGCCTTGATTACCGATGGACGCTTTTCAGGGGGGTCCTACGGCCTGGTGATCGGCCACGTGGCCCCAGAGGCTGCCGTCGGTGGCAACATCGGCCTGATCCATGAAGGCGACAGCATCACGGTCGATGCCAAGCAGCTGTTGATTCAACTGAATGTTGATGAGAGCGAATTGGCCTCCCGTCGTGCGGCTTGGAGCAAGCCTGAACCCCGTTACCGCACGGGTGTGCTGGGTAAGTACGCCCGGCTAGTGAGCTCCAGTAGCAAAGGAGCGGTCACAGACCAGCCCGACCTCTAA
- the cobW gene encoding cobalamin biosynthesis protein CobW gives MTAAPASRLPVTVVTGFLGAGKSTLLRQLLVSSGLRLAVLVNEFGEVGIDGDLIRSCGFCPEDELEGRVVELANGCLCCTVQDEFLPVMQQLLQRADQLDGIVVETSGLALPVPLVQAFRWPEIRTRTRVTGVVTVVDGEALSGGSVVADPAALEAQRQADPSLDHLSDINALFEDQLEAADLVLMSRADCLSDEAIGALQTRLSAKLRSGVSVLPMARGNVPAALLMGLDRPEHEDHHHDHDHDHDHDHDHHDHTHVAMESMALDWKGSTSKAQLELLLPAVIAEYGLLRLKGRAWLPGKSHPLQIQAVGPRLECWFDTSSRLDRPEIDGLELVALGLSLDSSKLKEKLSAALS, from the coding sequence ATGACTGCGGCTCCTGCATCCCGCCTACCGGTCACCGTCGTGACCGGATTCCTTGGCGCTGGTAAGTCCACGCTGCTGCGCCAACTGCTCGTCTCCAGTGGCCTCCGACTCGCCGTTCTGGTGAATGAGTTCGGTGAGGTCGGGATCGATGGCGACTTAATTCGTAGCTGCGGCTTTTGCCCCGAGGACGAGCTCGAGGGCCGTGTGGTCGAACTGGCCAATGGTTGTCTCTGCTGCACTGTTCAAGATGAGTTCCTGCCGGTGATGCAGCAGCTCCTTCAGCGGGCCGATCAGCTCGACGGCATCGTGGTTGAGACGAGCGGCTTGGCCTTACCTGTTCCGCTTGTCCAGGCCTTTCGCTGGCCCGAGATCCGCACCAGAACTCGGGTGACCGGTGTGGTGACGGTGGTCGATGGGGAGGCTCTCAGTGGCGGCAGCGTCGTTGCTGATCCCGCGGCCCTTGAAGCGCAACGTCAAGCGGATCCCAGCCTGGATCACCTCAGCGACATCAATGCGCTTTTTGAGGACCAACTCGAGGCCGCGGACCTCGTGCTGATGAGCCGGGCTGACTGCCTCAGTGATGAGGCCATTGGCGCCCTGCAAACGCGCTTGAGCGCCAAGCTCCGCAGCGGGGTCTCCGTCCTGCCCATGGCCCGTGGCAATGTTCCCGCCGCCCTGCTGATGGGACTGGATCGCCCGGAACACGAGGACCATCACCACGACCACGACCACGACCACGACCACGACCACGACCATCACGACCACACCCACGTGGCGATGGAGTCCATGGCTTTGGACTGGAAGGGATCGACCAGCAAGGCACAGCTGGAATTGCTTCTTCCGGCTGTGATCGCTGAGTACGGTCTGCTCAGGCTGAAGGGACGGGCTTGGCTGCCTGGAAAAAGCCACCCCCTCCAGATCCAGGCCGTGGGCCCACGGTTGGAGTGTTGGTTTGACACCAGCTCCCGATTGGATCGGCCCGAGATCGACGGGCTGGAGCTGGTCGCCTTAGGCCTTTCCTTGGACAGCTCAAAGCTCAAGGAAAAGTTGAGCGCGGCCCTTTCCTAA
- the upp gene encoding uracil phosphoribosyltransferase, whose amino-acid sequence MSKTLRVVVPPHPLIGHWLTLLRDADTPQPLFATAMAELGRWLTYEAMRDWIPYQRVQVQTPLAQTEGTIVDGSIPVLAVPVLRAGLGLWDGAKTVIPSASVAHMGLQRDEASGRCRCYFNGLPESIPANAGVLVFDPMVATAGTLLNVLEQLETKGVTGQRVRVISALAASPGLKTLGERYSDLTIYTGCIDAELDGQQRILPGLGDAGDRLYGKPQSGFVG is encoded by the coding sequence ATGAGCAAGACCCTTCGGGTGGTGGTGCCGCCCCATCCACTCATTGGCCACTGGTTGACCCTTCTGCGGGATGCGGACACGCCACAGCCGTTGTTTGCCACGGCCATGGCGGAATTGGGGCGCTGGTTGACTTACGAAGCCATGCGCGACTGGATCCCCTACCAGCGTGTTCAGGTGCAAACGCCATTAGCCCAAACAGAGGGAACCATCGTCGATGGTTCGATTCCAGTCCTGGCCGTTCCCGTCCTGCGTGCTGGTCTTGGCCTCTGGGACGGGGCGAAGACAGTGATCCCCAGTGCGTCGGTGGCCCACATGGGCCTGCAACGGGATGAAGCCAGTGGACGGTGCCGTTGTTACTTCAACGGCTTGCCCGAATCCATTCCAGCCAACGCGGGCGTGCTGGTCTTTGATCCGATGGTGGCAACCGCCGGCACCCTGCTGAATGTGCTCGAGCAACTGGAGACCAAGGGCGTCACAGGTCAACGGGTGCGCGTGATCTCCGCCCTGGCGGCTAGTCCGGGCCTGAAAACCCTGGGGGAGCGCTACAGCGATCTCACCATCTACACCGGCTGCATCGATGCGGAGTTGGACGGCCAACAGCGAATTCTCCCCGGATTGGGTGACGCTGGCGACCGTCTCTATGGCAAGCCGCAGTCAGGCTTCGTAGGCTGA
- a CDS encoding pentapeptide repeat-containing protein translates to MAITAPELRGQRSAQDLQPDMHGRNLQQQEFLKASMEGFDLSETDLRGAVFNTANLQKANLSAADLEDVVAFATRFDNADLSGAVFRNAMLMNSKFTGAVIEGTDFTDAVLDLPQQKALCARASGVNPRTGVDTRESLACR, encoded by the coding sequence ATGGCGATCACAGCCCCGGAGCTTCGGGGTCAGCGCAGTGCTCAGGATCTGCAACCGGACATGCACGGCCGCAACTTGCAACAGCAGGAGTTTTTGAAAGCTTCCATGGAAGGTTTCGACTTGAGCGAAACCGACCTGCGCGGTGCTGTGTTCAACACCGCCAATCTTCAAAAGGCGAACCTCTCCGCAGCGGATCTTGAGGACGTCGTCGCCTTTGCCACCCGCTTTGACAACGCTGATCTCAGTGGTGCTGTCTTTCGCAACGCCATGTTGATGAACAGCAAATTCACCGGTGCCGTCATCGAGGGAACGGACTTCACCGATGCGGTGCTGGATCTTCCTCAACAGAAGGCCCTTTGTGCCCGGGCCAGTGGTGTGAACCCTCGTACCGGAGTCGACACCCGCGAAAGCCTGGCCTGCCGTTAA
- the pgl gene encoding 6-phosphogluconolactonase, which produces MTTYRIERARDAQHLARIAAQTIASHLDLALDQRDRAQLALSGGSTPAVAYGLLGQEHLPWERVDVFLGDERWVDGDDPSSNARMLRQSLLKEAPGSHAAFHPVPTVSLPTPEDSAAAFQAAIEKVCPGEPPIFDLMVLGLGEDGHTASLFPGTEAPTITDRWTAIGRGKGLERITLTAPVLSASRQVIFLVSGAGKSQALARLLDPAESPQRTPAKLVTPRTEVLVLADEAALEGVPAAG; this is translated from the coding sequence ATGACCACCTACCGCATTGAACGGGCACGGGACGCCCAGCATCTGGCCCGGATCGCGGCCCAGACCATTGCCTCCCATCTCGATCTCGCCCTGGATCAACGGGATCGCGCTCAACTTGCCCTCTCAGGCGGCAGTACCCCTGCGGTTGCCTATGGCCTGTTGGGCCAGGAACATCTGCCCTGGGAGCGGGTCGACGTCTTTCTTGGGGATGAGCGTTGGGTGGATGGCGACGATCCCTCTAGCAATGCTCGGATGCTGAGGCAATCTTTGCTGAAGGAAGCGCCGGGCAGCCATGCCGCCTTTCATCCTGTCCCGACGGTTAGTTTGCCGACCCCAGAGGATAGTGCTGCGGCCTTCCAGGCAGCAATCGAGAAGGTCTGTCCTGGCGAACCACCGATCTTTGATCTGATGGTTCTCGGCCTAGGTGAAGACGGTCATACGGCGTCCCTCTTTCCAGGGACCGAGGCGCCGACCATCACGGATCGCTGGACCGCGATCGGACGGGGTAAAGGGCTCGAGCGCATCACCTTGACTGCACCTGTGCTGAGTGCATCCCGCCAGGTGATTTTCCTGGTGAGCGGCGCGGGCAAGTCTCAGGCCCTGGCACGTCTACTGGATCCCGCGGAATCCCCCCAAAGGACTCCGGCCAAGCTGGTGACTCCTCGCACGGAGGTTCTGGTGCTGGCCGATGAGGCTGCGCTGGAGGGGGTGCCTGCGGCAGGCTGA
- a CDS encoding glutamyl-tRNA reductase translates to MHIAVVGLSHRTAPVEIRERLSIAEQSMEDSLQRLRADEQVLEASILSTCNRLEIYTLLRNPEQGVSAVGSFLSQHSGLELSELMPHLFAYHHEEAIGHLMRVAAGLDSLVLGEGQILSQVKKMYRLGQEHRSIGPILNRLLNQAVSTGKRVRSETNLGTGAVSISSAAVELAQLKVGQARGIDDLVPLDQEQIAVVGAGRMARLLLQHLQAKGASGVVLLNRTVSRAEEMAADFPALPVQCRPLTDLNHCLSTCSLVFTSTGADDPIITAERLGQLNRRSSLMLVDIGVPRNISADVSELSGIAAYDVDDLQEVVARNQEARREIAAEAEGMLQQEGQQFIEWWDGLEAVPVANRLRMQLESFREQELQKALSRMGPDLSARERKVVEALSKGIINKILHGPVTKLRAPQPRQQRHQAMKVVQDLFDLDDLQS, encoded by the coding sequence ATGCACATCGCCGTCGTCGGACTCAGTCACCGAACGGCCCCGGTTGAGATCCGGGAACGTCTCAGCATTGCTGAGCAGAGCATGGAGGACTCCCTCCAGCGCCTTCGGGCGGATGAGCAGGTCCTCGAGGCCTCGATTCTGAGCACCTGTAATCGTCTCGAGATTTACACCCTGCTTCGCAACCCTGAGCAGGGGGTTTCAGCCGTTGGCAGTTTTCTCTCTCAGCATTCCGGACTTGAGCTCTCTGAGCTCATGCCCCATCTTTTCGCCTACCACCACGAAGAAGCCATCGGGCATCTGATGCGCGTGGCGGCCGGCCTGGACTCCCTGGTCCTTGGTGAGGGTCAGATCCTCTCCCAAGTCAAAAAGATGTACCGCTTGGGCCAGGAGCATCGCTCCATTGGTCCGATCCTCAACCGGCTGCTCAACCAGGCCGTCAGCACTGGCAAGCGAGTGCGCTCTGAGACCAATCTTGGTACCGGCGCTGTGTCCATTAGCTCCGCCGCCGTCGAGCTCGCCCAGCTCAAGGTCGGTCAGGCCCGGGGCATTGATGATCTGGTTCCCCTGGATCAAGAACAAATCGCCGTGGTGGGCGCCGGTCGAATGGCCCGGCTATTGCTCCAACATCTCCAGGCCAAGGGGGCGAGCGGCGTCGTTCTGTTGAACCGCACCGTATCCCGCGCCGAGGAGATGGCGGCTGACTTCCCAGCTCTGCCGGTCCAGTGCCGTCCCCTCACCGATCTGAACCACTGCCTGAGCACCTGTTCACTGGTCTTCACCAGCACGGGTGCAGACGATCCGATCATCACTGCCGAGCGTCTTGGCCAACTGAACCGGCGCTCTTCACTGATGTTGGTGGACATCGGTGTCCCACGGAACATCTCTGCTGATGTCTCGGAGCTGAGCGGCATCGCGGCCTATGACGTTGATGACCTCCAGGAGGTCGTGGCCCGTAATCAGGAAGCCCGCCGTGAGATTGCAGCGGAGGCCGAGGGGATGCTCCAGCAAGAGGGTCAGCAGTTCATTGAGTGGTGGGACGGACTCGAGGCCGTTCCAGTGGCCAACAGGCTGCGAATGCAACTGGAGTCATTCCGCGAGCAGGAGCTTCAAAAAGCCTTGAGTCGGATGGGTCCAGATCTTTCAGCGCGGGAGCGGAAGGTCGTGGAAGCCTTGAGCAAAGGCATCATTAACAAAATCCTGCACGGACCGGTTACGAAATTGCGGGCACCCCAACCCCGTCAACAGCGCCACCAGGCCATGAAGGTCGTTCAGGACCTCTTCGATTTGGATGACCTGCAGAGCTGA
- the purS gene encoding phosphoribosylformylglycinamidine synthase subunit PurS: MPVFSARVLVSLRPSVLDPAGEATRAAASRLGVDGISKLRIGKAVEVELTAPDAQTARQQLELLSDRLLANPVIEDWSLELKDDSNAGA; the protein is encoded by the coding sequence GTGCCCGTCTTCTCTGCCCGTGTGTTGGTCTCCCTGAGGCCCTCCGTGCTCGATCCCGCCGGTGAAGCCACCCGAGCCGCCGCATCACGCTTGGGTGTAGACGGCATTAGCAAGCTGCGGATTGGCAAAGCTGTCGAGGTGGAACTGACTGCCCCCGACGCCCAGACCGCACGTCAGCAGCTGGAGCTCTTGAGCGACCGGCTCTTGGCCAATCCTGTTATCGAGGACTGGAGCCTCGAGCTCAAGGACGACTCCAACGCAGGAGCCTGA